ACTTTCCAGAATAACCGTGGCACAGGCATAGTGCCGTTCATCAGCCAGGGTGACATGCATATGCGCCACACCTAATTTTTCCGCCAGTGTTAGTGCCTCTCCCCACAACCGTAAACGTGGTTTTCCCAGCTCATCGTTAAATACTTCGAACTGATTAAACGCCAGACCATTACGGATACCGGTGCCAAAAGCTTTCGCTGCTGCTTCTTTCACCGCAAAACGCTTGGCGAGAAAACGTACCGGTTGCTGATGCGTCTCCCAGATAGCCCACTCGTTATCGCTGAGCACGCGCCTTGCCAGACGTTCCCCGGAACGGGAAATCACCGCCTCAATTCGGGCAATCTCTACAATATCCGTCCCCAAACCGAGAATCGCCATTAGCCGCGCGCTTCCAGCATCAGACGTTTCATTTCAGCCACTGCCTCTTGCAGGCCAGTCATCACCGCCCGACCAATAATGGCATGACCGATATTGAGTTCGTGCATTTGCGGCAACGCGGCAATGGCTTTTACGTTATGGTAGGTCAGGCCATGGCCAGCATTTACTTTTAGACCGAGGCTGGCGGCCAGGGCCGCGGCGCTGGCAATACGTGCCAGCTCTTCTGCCTGTTCCGCCTCGGTTTTTGCGTTGGC
The Salmonella bongori NCTC 12419 DNA segment above includes these coding regions:
- the acpS gene encoding holo-ACP synthase, which produces MAILGLGTDIVEIARIEAVISRSGERLARRVLSDNEWAIWETHQQPVRFLAKRFAVKEAAAKAFGTGIRNGLAFNQFEVFNDELGKPRLRLWGEALTLAEKLGVAHMHVTLADERHYACATVILES